A DNA window from Leopardus geoffroyi isolate Oge1 chromosome A1, O.geoffroyi_Oge1_pat1.0, whole genome shotgun sequence contains the following coding sequences:
- the SERTM1 gene encoding serine-rich and transmembrane domain-containing protein 1 isoform X2, with product MSEPASSSVFSGNVENGTFLELFPTSLSTSVDPSSGHLSNVYIYVSIFLSLLAFLLLLLIIALQRLKNIISSSSSYPEYPSDAGSSFTNLEVCSISSQRSTFSNLSS from the coding sequence ATGTCTGAACCTGCCTCTTCATCTGTATTTTCGGGTAACGTGGAGAATGGAACTTTCCTTGAGCTCTTTCCTACATCCCTGTCCACATCGGTAGACCCTTCCTCAGGCCACCTGTCAAATGTCTACATCTATGTGTCCATATTCCTTAGCCTTTTAGCgtttctgcttctgcttttaaTCATTGCCCTCCAGAGGCTCAAAAATATCATCTCTTCCAGTTCCTCCTACCCAGAGTACCCAAGTGATGCTGGTAGTTCTTTCACCAATTTGGAAGTCTGTAGTATTTCCTCTCAAAGGTCCACTTTCTCCAACCTTTCCtcatga
- the SERTM1 gene encoding serine-rich and transmembrane domain-containing protein 1 isoform X1: MLGTVGMESHLPASEHSGNMELQKMDCSEELHTCSWFSLKKIPVRANGHLIPCCLCLKSKKFPCADLTACSLSYHKKQNKTKQNNADSVHFNPCVKLTFNILVRPLTLHERCLNLPLHLYFRVTWRMELSLSSFLHPCPHR, translated from the exons ATGCTGGGCACTGtggggatggagagccatctgCCAGCCTCCGAACATTCTGGGAATATGGAGCTCCAGAAAATGG ACTGCTCTGAAGAGCTCCACACTTGCTCATGGTTCTCATTAAAGAAGATTCCTGTAAG GGCCAATGGACACCTGATCCCCTGCTGCCTTTGTTTGAAATCCAAGAAGTTTCCTTGTGCTGATTTAACTGCCTGCAGTCTTTCctatcataaaaaacaaaacaaaacaaaacaaaacaatgctgaTTCTGTCCATTTTAACCCCTGTGTGAAACTGACTTTTAACATACTTGTGCGTCCTTTGACCCTCCATGAAAGATGTCTGAACCTGCCTCTTCATCTGTATTTTCGGGTAACGTGGAGAATGGAACTTTCCTTGAGCTCTTTCCTACATCCCTGTCCACATCGGTAG